A window of the Acidobacteriota bacterium genome harbors these coding sequences:
- a CDS encoding YIP1 family protein, whose product MGTTGTPMETPGTAPTTIVAEKPQLSQPQRIINTFIDPVKTFTDLRRGTAWWMAFIFIAICSYVFVAAVATKIGFEQVNENQMRMNPKQMERIDQMPPADRARAMDMGAKITKYISYGFPVVALIVFAITAAILMAIFNFGFGAQVSFGQSLAVVVYASLTGSLKSLLTAIALFAGANPENFTFENPIASNLGFFVDMNAHPVLYRFASSMDVFMIWYVVLLGLGYACISKVKRGTAIGVVAGLWLGWVLIATAIKAI is encoded by the coding sequence ATGGGAACGACAGGAACGCCGATGGAGACGCCGGGCACCGCACCGACCACGATCGTCGCGGAGAAACCACAGCTCTCGCAGCCGCAACGCATCATCAACACCTTCATCGATCCGGTAAAGACCTTCACCGACCTGCGCCGGGGGACGGCGTGGTGGATGGCCTTTATCTTTATCGCAATCTGCTCCTACGTGTTCGTAGCCGCGGTAGCGACGAAGATCGGCTTTGAGCAGGTGAACGAGAACCAGATGCGGATGAACCCGAAACAGATGGAGCGCATCGATCAGATGCCGCCGGCGGACCGCGCCCGGGCGATGGATATGGGCGCGAAGATCACCAAGTACATCTCCTACGGATTTCCGGTGGTAGCGCTGATCGTCTTCGCCATCACTGCCGCTATCCTGATGGCGATCTTCAATTTCGGCTTTGGCGCCCAGGTGAGCTTCGGCCAATCGCTGGCCGTGGTGGTCTATGCCAGTCTTACCGGCTCGCTCAAGTCGCTGCTGACGGCAATCGCGCTTTTCGCGGGCGCCAATCCGGAGAACTTCACGTTCGAGAATCCGATCGCCAGCAACCTCGGCTTCTTCGTGGACATGAATGCGCACCCGGTGCTCTACCGCTTCGCGTCGTCGATGGACGTTTTCATGATCTGGTACGTCGTGCTGCTTGGCTTGGGCTACGCCTGCATCAGCAAGGTGAAGCGCGGGACGGCGATCGGAGTAGTAGCCGGTCTCTGGCTGGGTTGGGTGTTGATCGCGACCGCCATCAAGGCTATCTGA
- a CDS encoding phage holin family protein codes for MRLLLHWVLSALAMLLVAHFVPGFVVKGFVAALIAAAVYGLVNATLGTVLKVLTFPLAIVTLGIFLLVINALMLMFAAALLPGIEVHGFWPAFWAALLLAILGMLIRGLLPDDEKEARD; via the coding sequence ATGCGCCTGCTACTGCACTGGGTCCTGAGCGCGCTGGCGATGTTGCTGGTTGCACACTTCGTGCCCGGATTCGTGGTGAAAGGTTTTGTCGCGGCGCTCATCGCCGCGGCCGTCTATGGGCTGGTGAACGCCACGCTCGGCACGGTGCTGAAGGTGCTTACCTTCCCACTAGCGATCGTGACGCTGGGCATCTTCCTGCTGGTGATCAATGCGCTGATGCTGATGTTCGCAGCGGCGCTGCTGCCGGGAATCGAGGTGCACGGGTTCTGGCCGGCATTCTGGGCAGCGCTGCTGCTGGCGATCCTGGGCATGCTGATCCGCGGCCTGCTGCCGGATGACGAGAAGGAAGCGCGCGACTAG